A window of the Gorilla gorilla gorilla isolate KB3781 chromosome 8, NHGRI_mGorGor1-v2.1_pri, whole genome shotgun sequence genome harbors these coding sequences:
- the RPP38 gene encoding ribonuclease P protein subunit p38, giving the protein MAAAPQAPGRGSLRKTRPLVVKTSLNNPYIIRWSALESEDMHFILHTLEDRLKAIGLQKIEDKKKKNKTPFLKKESREKCSIAVDISENLKEKKTDGKQQVSGWTPAHVRKQLAIGVNEVTRALERSELLLVLVCKSVKPAMITSHLIQLSLSRSVPACQVPRLSERIAPVIGLKCVLALGFKKNTTDFVDEVRAIIPRVPSLSVPWLQDRIEDSGENLETEPLESQDRELLDTSFEDLSKPKRKLADGRQASVTLQPLKIKKLIPNPNKIRKPPKSKKATPK; this is encoded by the coding sequence ATGGCTGCAGCTCCTCAAGCACCGGGGCGGGGATCTCTCCGTAAGACGAGACCTCTGGTTGTGAAGACGTCCTTGAACAACCCATACATCATCCGCTGGAGCGCTCTGGAGAGCGAGGATATGCACTTCATCCTACACACGCTTGAGGACAGGCTTAAAGCTATTGGACTTCAGAAGATTgaagataagaagaaaaagaacaaaacaccttttctgaaaaaagaaagcagagagaaatgcAGCATTGCTGTTGATATTAGTGAGAATctgaaggagaagaaaacagATGGTAAGCAGCAAGTGTCAGGGTGGACGCCTGCACACGTCAGGAAGCAGCTTGCCATTGGCGTTAACGAAGTTACCAGAGCCCTGGAAAGGAGTGAACTGCTGTTAGTTCTGGTGTGTAAATCAGTCAAGCCTGCCATGATCACCTCACACTTGATTCAGTTAAGCCTAAGCAGAAGTGTCCCTGCCTGTCAGGTCCCCCGGCTCAGTGAGAGAATCGCCCCCGTCATTGGCTTAAAATGTGTTCTAGCCTTGGGGTTCAAAAAGAACACCACTGACTTTGTGGACGAAGTAAGAGCCATCATCCCCAGAGTCCCCAGTTTAAGTGTACCATGGCTTCAAGATAGAATTGAAGATTCTGGGGAAAATTTAGAGACTGAACCTCTGGAAAGCCAAGACAGAGAGCTTTTGGACACTTCATTTGAAGATCTGTCAAAACCTAAGAGAAAGCTTGCTGACGGTCGGCAGGCTTCTGTAACATTACAACCCcttaaaataaagaaactgattCCAAACCCTAATAAGATAAGGAAACCACCCAAAAGTAAAAAAGCTACTCCAAAGTAA